One region of Salinibacterium sp. TMP30 genomic DNA includes:
- a CDS encoding FAD-dependent oxidoreductase has product MSTVAWSPRKARHPMKLVVVGGVAGGASVAARARRLDESADIVVLERGHHVSFANCGLPYHIGEIITERDRLLLQTPESLRESLNIDVRIASEVTSIDRTAKTVTVREVDTGREYVESYDNLALCTGAEAIRPPLPGIDLPELHVLRRIGDMDVIKAELDADLALASSGARGPVRCVVIGAGYIGLEMAENLKHRGAIVDVVEMSDQILPPLDHEMSVPVEHHLRSRGISLHLSTGAAAFTRRDGDGITVELTNSTSLDADVVILSVGVRPSVDLARAAGLELGEHGGLSVDTHMRTSDPNIWAAGDSVETPNTVLPGSWLAPLAGPANREARVAAENICGRDTEYTSTQGTSIVKVFEMVAGGTGATERQLLAANVPYRAVHVHPSGHAGYYPGTAMMHIKLLFAPDAGTVLGAQVTGFDGVDKRLDVFATALRAGLTVWDLQELELAYAPPFGSAKDPVNMAGFVASNVLLGDLNLWYAQDYPHATEGARIIDVRTLEEFSIFHLPGAENVPLATLRTDTGDWDRATGLRLYCSVGFRSYLAYRILVQLGFTDVATLSGGSETFRAWHEVEPLQDGPVEPETSYAEAAETLNAARVAAHLANGTGVSVNLDCTGLACPGPIMKLSTEMKGLNLGDQIVVHVSDPGFASDAPAWVRRNGHELLAIEPEGPGYVATIRKVGPEALALAGGGAVVAVPATPKISFVVFSGDLDKLIAAFIIANGAISMGEEVSMFFTFWGLNSLRKQKPPKRQRKTMDKLFAGMMPAGADKLTLSQMHMMGAGTAMIKKTMKKNGVHSLPELMESAMAGGARVIGCTMTMDLLGIAESDLIDGVELGGVATFLGEAAESTTTLFI; this is encoded by the coding sequence ATGAGCACAGTCGCGTGGTCGCCACGAAAGGCGCGGCATCCCATGAAGCTGGTCGTTGTTGGAGGAGTTGCGGGAGGGGCATCCGTTGCCGCCCGCGCACGCAGGCTTGACGAGAGTGCAGACATTGTTGTGCTAGAGCGCGGCCATCACGTCTCATTCGCGAACTGCGGGTTGCCGTACCACATTGGTGAAATCATCACCGAGCGCGATCGGCTGCTGCTTCAAACGCCGGAGAGCCTGCGCGAGTCCCTCAATATTGACGTGCGCATTGCCAGCGAAGTCACCTCAATCGACCGAACAGCCAAGACGGTCACAGTGCGAGAAGTGGACACCGGCCGCGAATACGTCGAAAGCTACGACAACCTCGCCCTCTGCACCGGAGCAGAAGCAATCCGCCCGCCCCTGCCGGGAATCGACCTGCCAGAACTCCACGTTCTGCGCCGCATCGGCGACATGGATGTCATCAAAGCCGAACTCGATGCCGACCTTGCGCTTGCTTCCAGCGGCGCTCGCGGTCCGGTCCGCTGTGTCGTCATCGGCGCCGGTTACATCGGCCTCGAAATGGCGGAGAACCTCAAACACCGTGGGGCGATCGTGGATGTCGTGGAGATGAGCGACCAGATTCTCCCGCCGCTCGACCACGAGATGTCCGTTCCCGTCGAACACCACCTGCGCAGTCGGGGGATCAGTCTCCACCTTTCCACCGGGGCTGCAGCTTTCACCCGGCGTGACGGTGACGGAATCACGGTAGAGCTCACCAACTCGACCAGTCTTGACGCGGATGTTGTCATCCTCTCGGTGGGAGTCCGACCCAGTGTCGACCTGGCCCGGGCTGCAGGGCTCGAACTGGGTGAGCATGGTGGACTGTCTGTCGACACCCACATGCGCACGTCTGACCCCAATATTTGGGCTGCTGGTGACTCGGTCGAAACGCCAAACACTGTACTGCCCGGCTCGTGGCTTGCTCCGCTAGCAGGGCCCGCTAATAGGGAAGCCCGCGTCGCTGCGGAAAACATCTGCGGGCGTGACACGGAGTACACGTCCACTCAGGGCACCTCCATCGTGAAGGTGTTCGAGATGGTCGCGGGTGGAACCGGCGCGACCGAACGCCAACTGCTCGCCGCGAATGTTCCTTACCGCGCCGTGCACGTGCATCCGTCGGGTCATGCCGGCTACTACCCGGGCACGGCGATGATGCACATCAAGCTCCTCTTCGCGCCCGATGCCGGAACAGTGCTCGGTGCACAGGTCACCGGGTTTGATGGGGTCGACAAGCGACTCGACGTCTTCGCCACCGCACTTCGGGCTGGACTAACCGTGTGGGATCTCCAAGAGCTCGAACTTGCTTACGCCCCACCGTTCGGCTCAGCGAAAGACCCGGTCAACATGGCCGGCTTCGTTGCCAGCAATGTGCTGCTCGGTGACCTGAACCTTTGGTATGCGCAGGATTATCCCCATGCCACAGAGGGTGCACGCATCATTGACGTTCGCACCCTGGAAGAGTTCTCCATCTTCCACCTCCCCGGCGCCGAGAATGTGCCGCTCGCCACACTGCGCACCGACACCGGCGACTGGGACAGGGCAACGGGGCTTCGCCTCTACTGCTCGGTGGGCTTCCGCAGTTACCTCGCGTACCGCATCCTCGTGCAGCTTGGTTTCACGGATGTCGCAACGCTGTCGGGCGGATCCGAAACGTTCCGTGCGTGGCATGAGGTTGAACCGCTCCAGGATGGCCCTGTCGAGCCGGAAACTTCGTACGCCGAAGCAGCCGAAACTCTCAACGCCGCTCGAGTCGCAGCGCACCTCGCGAACGGTACCGGTGTCTCGGTCAACCTCGACTGCACCGGGCTCGCCTGCCCTGGCCCGATCATGAAGCTTTCCACGGAGATGAAGGGTCTCAATCTTGGCGACCAGATCGTGGTCCATGTGTCTGACCCCGGATTCGCAAGCGACGCACCAGCGTGGGTGCGCCGTAATGGTCACGAACTTCTCGCCATCGAACCGGAGGGGCCCGGCTATGTTGCCACCATCCGAAAGGTTGGCCCAGAAGCGCTCGCGCTCGCCGGTGGGGGAGCGGTCGTTGCAGTGCCCGCCACACCGAAGATCTCGTTTGTGGTGTTCTCTGGTGACCTTGACAAGCTGATAGCCGCGTTCATCATCGCCAACGGGGCGATCTCGATGGGCGAAGAAGTGTCAATGTTCTTCACTTTCTGGGGGCTCAACTCGCTGCGCAAGCAGAAGCCACCGAAGCGTCAACGCAAAACCATGGACAAACTGTTCGCCGGGATGATGCCCGCCGGAGCCGATAAGCTCACCCTCTCCCAAATGCACATGATGGGGGCTGGAACAGCGATGATCAAGAAAACGATGAAAAAGAACGGCGTGCACTCCCTCCCTGAGCTGATGGAATCCGCAATGGCCGGAGGCGCGCGTGTCATCGGCTGCACGATGACCATGGACCTGCTCGGAATAGCCGAGTCGGACCTCATTGACGGTGTCGAGCTTGGCGGCGTTGCTACGTTCTTGGGTGAGGCGGCAGAGTCAACCACTACGCTGTTTATCTAG